TAATCCGTCTCGTTTTTTACTCGTCATGTTCGCTGCTAAAtctgtttttcgtgttttttcgtagtcttaggtcggtacaaacttagaatatgaccaaatacgaaatgacgaaaaacaattgattcgaaataagaaaaaggtcaacaactcattatggtcaaagacgataatgatTGCAGtctaagttgacgaatgaagaatggctgacgaaagcagaatcgaaCAAATTTGGGatcgtgacgaaaaacgaacgtgtcgacccaagagtGTACCAAAACAAAAACCACACAAATTTCAATCTTTTATCTAAATCGAACCGTTGCGCCTATATTTTCATTTAGTCGCCATTTTCTTGAGATAGTACTCGCTTACTACAATAACTATCAAAGCTTATCGATTAACATTGGACGTActcatgtaaataatatttgttgcaGATAAAATTAGAATCCAAAGAATAGAAAAGACCAAGAAATCGTATGGACGAGAAAAGCTGGCTTATATCGATGAGGAATTGTGTAAGTTAAGATGAAATGTGATTATCTGTCCTAAAAAGGCCTAATTATTTTAGTGTATTAATAGTAAGTGTGCGATTTTCAACTGTGATGGAACCGGGAGGAACGTCGTGGCGCGCCGGTCGGCGTTTGCCTCGCTTCAAATCTCAAAGCTTTTCGTGTGGAATGAATAAATTAATCATAGCAAAGTTTGAAGCCAAATATTCAGTATCAGTATTTGAGTCGAATATACTATCGTCTTATACATATCAGCATGTGACTTGTGTAGTGAACTAAATAAACGAGTGACGCCGCGGTGTTTAGAATAATGTCCTTGATATTCTTCTCGTTGTTGTATTTGCCATTGGTGTCGATATCTAAGTAAATTTGCTtcgaaaatttaaatattacatacatcGAATTAGAGAACCTTTTGAAGTAGGGATTTTGAATACAGTGTAGTAAGTTTAAACACAGTGTCAATTACTTTTTCATTCTTCTCAAGTAGAAACTAGACTTCCTAGTAgcagaaataataaaataatccaTGAAACTTCAAATGATGTGTTTGGTTAAAACATTATAactattttaaaagtaattgGCACTCTAGTTTTTGACTAGGCTAAGCGTAAATTGTACCGTTTGTCAAATCTTTGCGGGTAATTAAGCGTCGATCTAAGAAATGCGCTCATGATTGCAATATCTTTGCTTATTACACCCGAGATGTTGCTTGATTAGAATGTCAATACCATGACAATTAACAATAACATTTTGTAGCTCCGCTTAGACAACGATACATATTATTAGTAATTACAAATTCGATTACTTGCATGTTGCAATGGTGTTTAATTATAAGGAACATAGTTAGACTATGTAAATTATTGATGCCTAGTACATAATTGGTTATGACTGTACGAAATGATACATCATAGTTAACTTGCAtggtactattatacatattattaaaaattgtGTAATATGGAATATACTACATAGATATGAAGTACATTCTATGTTGTACTGTGTCGAAAATGCAATAATAGAGTTGTGACTGTTATTACAGGAGTCATAGAATAGCAACTTAACCTGCCTCGTAATTAGCTatattccatacaaacttttattCTTAGTAAATTCTTAGGTGTTTCTAATATTCCATTCTGAGATTGGTCATTCTAATCAAGTTTCATAACATAATAAACTGCCTGTCAGTGGCGTCGCGCGAATCATTCCCGCTCACTAACTTATCTTGAGAACAGCGAGTTGTCGTGTATCATtgtgttaattaaaataaaacgtacATAACGTACATTATACTTCCGAAAAGAATACTATTTTGTTAATTACTatccaatttatttttgttatactttagaaaattaaaatatttttacttgtttttatttatgAGCCGCCATCAATGCTAGCAAAATGTTGTACTCGTATTACTAATTTTTGTAATGACAATTTTCAAGTACAATTTATACACTCTCAAATGGAAATGAGACGTTAACTTAGTACATACGTTGTTTTGGCGTCTCTTAACGATTTATTCCCAGCCTGGACGAACAACAACATTGAAATGTATCAACGCCACTGATCATTAAATGTGTTCCCATTGTCATTGTATCAGTTACGTAATTATCAATGTTTTTATGTCGGCGGGATTTGATCGCATTTGCCTTATATAATTGATACAATTAAAACAGGACGgcatgttttgtttttaaagttgaggtagtcattattatttataataactatgtAATAGGGCTTCCAAGTTATGAACACATCATATAATTAAATCAGTACTATTAATGGATCCTCACTACTCGAGGCAAAATCCCCGCCATTAATCTATTTCTGGAATAAACCGATCAactgcgtgccaaattttaaacACAAAACAAGTGTCCTACTATCTtatgtttattataatatttttcaaaGGGTCTGTAATATTTGATGAGAGCATAGTACATACAATCGAGGCGACGTCATTGTGAATCAAAGCACTTCTAGTACAAAATTGTACATCAAAGTGAGATTTTTCATTTGACTTTTGACTATCATTGATGTTGTACTCGTAGGTATCATCTGTCACCTCTTTTACAGCTGTTAAGTATCTAATTGTACTAGAATAAACGAATCTTCCAAGTCATGTCACACTTCTTAGGCGCTAGGTACTTCTTCCAGTTTTAAAGTACGCATAGACACTACATTAACCATCCAATGTTTTAAACGAATATAAGAATGCCATAAGGATAAGTTAATCATCCATTTAGTAGAAAGTATTTAATGCGATATTTTTGTGCATgttctttaaaatattaaagtcgaagttactttttatttttgatattcagaaaattatatttttcttataagttGCTACCTAAAGGCAGCAACCATATTTGAATATAACATACTTTTGAGATGTTTACTTGTCTTCTATCGTCACGGATTGTGTCATTTTACTCTTAAGAGATTTAGTGTCAGACGAGGCTTGTAACGTAGCCCTGCGCACGGATTTTATTCGCTGTTCACGACAGCAGATGGTCTAGGTAACTTATAGCAACCAATCATAATCGGTGTTTGTTTTGCCTTAAGACGATCGACTtcgaattaaatgaaatagcAATAAATATTGATGGTGTTGTAGAATCGTTGCACAATTGTGATACTACTCGTGTAGCGCTGCTTGCTACTCTGTCGTATTGACGCCCTCGTTTTGTAGGCAATTATATTAGAGAATGTTAGCTGTAAGCGTTAAAAAAACAAACCCCAATATTTATCTGTCGCTAAGTTAATGTAATTTATCAGGTAGTGCATTATTTGGAGGGACATAATGTTCCGTGCAATAACTAGACCAATATTTAGGACATTCTACAATGCTTTACTGATTTATACGCTGCCGTATTCTTGAGAGGAGAAGTAGAAGTAGTTTGTGTTGTAAGTGCAGCATAGGAAACCTGTTGGCGACTTCTTTGTTTAAAATGTAGCTAGAGCGAGGTTTCaaatactaataatattatttattacttgtcATATTTCAATGCATTTATTTGTTGCGACAAATATGAATGTTGTTATTGTGATTGGACAAAAATGTACTAATTGATCAAACGCCAAAtgtattttaaaagataaacattttaaatattttcaacattgctttaaatatttattaacgaGGATATGGAACGGTTTACGTGCCACATGAGCGTGCTGATAAACTTGTTTATAATGTTACATACTTAAATTTAACCGGTAAGAAATACTTACCTTAACCAAttaccagggcccgtaactttcatgccgatgacataaatttgacgtcacgttgCATATATGTAGGAtaattcaagagttttatttaataattaatcattaatcattatttaataatcattttaatcatgacttcaaaataatctattcatacgtgaaataattaatacttacttgatacgtgaaaagtaaattaaattatttgtttatttttcatacatacattttattaaatagttttgttaccatatttcaataaattattaaaaaaacaaattgtttccttttcgtttcacgtatcaagtaggtattaattattccacgtatgaatagctttcttttgaagtcatttgtacatgattaaattgattaatgaataatgattaattatatGCAATTAACATGcaacgtgacgtcaaattgatgtcatcggcatgaaagctACGGGCCCTGCCAATTACATTCAATTTCGGAACATTCTTTGAATACTAGTATCGTTATAATTCTTGGATGTAAAGAATTTTCATATCTAGTAGATACTCATGTATTTGATTATTAAAATTTGATATATTCGACGTCCATGTGGCATTCTAACTTTCCATCCTGATACTAAAATCTACATTTAGAAAAACTAGGAAATTGGAAGTCGCACGATGATAATACTCTTTCAGGCAGTTTAGAACTGCTCAGGACCACTTAACATGTGTTGCATTGAAAAATATGACTCGTTTGCTAGCTATGTTCCTAAGATCatgattttttgtttgatattatttatttagtgtaGGTATGTTTATGTAATTGTAAAATTTAGTGacggaaaatatatttaaagacTGCATTAAGTAATTGTTCATTATATTTGACAATGTTAGGATATCCCATTACTTCATTGGAAATatattaagtattttataagATTGGTCTGGCAGCGACCAAGTGTCGGGCGGAACCAATAGCTTGAAATTAAACTGTCTGCAATCTGTCGGAGTCGGTCTCTTGCTGGAGACGAATATTCCGCTTGTCATGTTGTCTATTCACCTCGCCGTATTTAGGCTACCACGGCTCTGAATCTCTTTTGTTTTCTATTTTAAGGAATGAGATGTAACACGAATATTTGGGCAAATACGGCGAGGTGACTAGCTATCTAGAGTGTTATGCAAACAGAATTCGCCGATGATGTAGGTAGAGAGGGTGGTCGTTACCTTAACTTACAGAACGTTTCAGTTCGACTTGCATCTACTCGTTGGTGCGGTGAGTTGTTACGAGTCGATGTTTAAACATAGCGGCTACGATCGTAGATAGATTACATCTTATGAACGGCATACATATAATTGTGTTGTATTAGCGAGTTCAGTATTATGTTTAAATGAAATGCCATAATGTACGAAATGGATTATATTATTAGTGTCTAttcataaaaagtttttttacacCTTATCATATTCATGTTAAACCTTACTTtaagtaaagtttttttttttatattatattataaatatactttttattgtaaattacttTTTACTGAGTTAACCATAAAGACGTACTAAGTATATGTGATCTGCATGTATGTACAGTCTAAATCTGCGTGTCaagtttttattatttgtaaaataaaataacaccaTATTTACAAGACAAAcatgtttttctttaatatttaagttataGTACGTTTAATTGTATACTTTAATAGAATTAAAGCAAAAgttgaagtaggtacctactataaaTAAATCATCTGAGGATCTGCCGTAGTTTCAACTTAGTCAATATTAGAAATTAGTTTGTCCTATATGTCAGTTGAATTATATGCATTTGTATGCTTATACTTAGTAATTAGATTAATTGCTCCGTATTTAAAATATCATAAGATATTATTTGCTACATGTTTTCGTACATTTAGTCAGTCAAATTTTCATTAATACCATCGCCGCTGACTACTGTCCCCAATCGCTTCGAAGGCGCAAAGACACATTCTTTCATTACCCAAATTATTGTCAAAGAACTCATTTAGGCACTTACCTTAGATTATATTTCACTTGcagtatgaattatttattaggtgtatatttataacatttataactatttaactaGTCAAAATGAAATCCTGTCTAACTTTCCACACAGCAGCACACAAGGTGAAACCAAAGATGCACAAATTAAGGGCTTTATTATTAAGTACCGTAAAACTGAACATGACTTTTCCAGTCGCGTCACAGCTCAGTAAAAGCGTTCAGTTCAGTTAAGAAAATACGATTTCATTTTTAAGTACTGAACTGTGAAGCGTAAATTGCTAAACAATAAATTTCCTTTAATGTTAGAAATCTCCTCCAGTCCTCCTAGTTTAAAAGTGGTATAAAAATTGACAACACGATAATGTGACAAGTAGTGCtatgatttatatttataatattctaTATTTTAATTTCCTACGTGATATATTATATTTGCTTTTCTTTAACTTGAATAATTTTAGGCATTTTGTTGTAGAAGGAGTTTGACCCGGCACGCTCGACCTCATCTGCTATGTCATGCCATTAACGACTACCCGACCCCAGAATATACCACATTTTTAGCCTTTTGCCATCAAAACtatgcatttatttgtatatgaATATATTAATAGTTATCGGTTGCGTGAAGATGCGTACATGCGTACTTtacaagataaaatatcagcctAAAAATTTCGACGTAAATGGCACTTTTCCTCATGAAGATATGCTCTGACCGAGTTCCTCTTTTGAATACGTTTGTGGCTAAAATATCTTAGTTTCTATTCCTTAATATAACACCATACTCAACATCAGTCTGACATTTGTTGAACTCCTGAAATTGAAAAGCATTTTCTTTTAGGAAAATTGCCATCGTGCCGCGTAAATAGCGTTTTGTATCTAGCCCTTATATTTTCTAAAGAAACAgcgtacatacataaatatcctCTCTATTTAGGTCCTTTAGTTCAAGGTTATTTTTCAGTATGTAAAACGTTGTCACCtcttcattaatattatgttattgaatattttatgattttagGCACAATTTTGTATGAATCGCCCATGATTATTTGTAGTTACTTTACTGACACGAACCATCCAATTCCTATAAAATGGTTACTTTATTTCAGAAGTGAAAGACTCCTATAAACGATTTTTAGTATGCAGTATCAAAGCAGTACTggatatttacttttttcagtTAGTTGAATATCTCGCCCAATCCGCAATGTTCGCTGTTAAATTTTCCAACTGCAATACTTTTTAAAAatgctataaaaaaataataaaacaaactgTAACAGAAAtgtctttttcccctcactagctcggaaacacgtgttttgtcctttaataccagcgggtaaaaacgcattttatccactttaaaaatgctatcaaattaaaaatgataaaaaaacaaactGTAACAGAAATGTCTTTTAGAATCCGTGAAGGGGATTAAATTGACGATTTAAAATGATAGACTTGGAATAAAAATcagttatatttaaatagatatcgacatgtattacaaatattacaataggACACTTACTGTGCCCAGCCCTGTATATATACGGctatataaatacttaagaCTTTTCTTAGGttctaatatttaaaacgtatCCGCTTAGTGCATGGTGTTGAAAATCACTTAGTTGGAGCACTCTGAGCAGCTAAGCGAACTGGATTTAGAAAACCGTAGTAAGTACTACGTAGGTAATTTCGTCGTTTGCTTAGCAATGTACCCTGCATGCGCCgtcagtaaaaaaaaactggatTACAATAATAGACAGTTAATGCATTCAGTAAGTAGCTACCTACTTGTACTTTGGATGACTCCTTTAATgtaataagtacataaatatgtaggtacacatttattttgtgtttaagtaTCTTGCTTAACCTATTTGCATAAATGTTTCACCCTAAATAGCAAAATACCTAGTTCACATATGTATCAGTTTAAAGTAGCTCTTATATATTACGTGGAACACGTACTAGACACTTGTAAAATTAGCACTTAAACTCACTCAAGGATATCGTTTGTCCTGTTATCGGATTTATCTTATTTTGGAGGACGAGTGTTTGGATGTCATTGGCATTTCAAACAAATGCAAAAGGACGGCTTATCGGCAATTTGTGAAACAAAGGCCCTTCAGCGGGGGTTAATCGGTTTTCCGAATCCCCGCGGCGCACATTGTTGGAGTAGTACTAGATAACTCGAGTGTTGAAATAAAACCACTCGATTTCGAAACTAGACATACTTAACGATTGTTTATATCTAATTAGGCGATCTACTGTCTTATCCCATTACAAGTAGCATCCACGTCCATAAAAAGCCCTGGAGAAAAGATGCGTAGCGCAGTTTGGTTGATAGCGTTACGTTAGTTACTTGTTTTCAGTAGAAGTTGTGCCTACCCGCTGAAAATGAAACGGTTTATGGTTGCAGGCTTACTAATAGTCGTAGCGAATGCTGCACCTCTACAGGAGAATATCAATAATGGAGGTGAGTGAGCTAAATAATaacgataaaaataatgaaattagaTCATATAGAAAAAATGCTTAACACTGTTTGCTTACCTATAGGAGGGAATATACATTAGAGTTGTGTTCATTTGACAGCCTTTGATGTTTAATAATAAGATGACTACTTACACATGTTATGATGAGTGATgactatttaaaatataatagaaatgaaaataacaatttgtaaataagtacctatctaaTAACTTTGTGCTAACACTTCTAAGTAATGGTTAGATGACCTATCATGTTCGATAAATCTTTGCTGCTTTACCTCTAGCTCCGTTGTAAGTAGTCAGTGTATCGACAGAAGAATTCGGCGAGCACTTCGAAGGTGATATGGTGCTGCTTCCTTGGCAGCAGCGGGCGGTGTCGACGGCCATCGACGCCCGCAACGGCCTGCGGGGTGCCGCCAAGCGGTGGCCGGATCGCACCGTAGTCTACCATATAGAGGAGGATGACTTTGGTGGGTAAACTTTATCCAAGAATATTCTGTAGATTTAAAGTAACTTTTAGGACTACTTGCGCGCTCCAGGACTCTGAAGACAACAGTTTAACCCTGGAGGATAACTCACAGTTAGTTGGAACGGGCAAGCAGCCCAGGTTACGGTTTTATACCTACATTACCTTGAGATGATGTTATCCAGATAGCCTCGAAGATATACTGTCATTACCCACAGTTTAGGTTCTTTGAAATATCGTGAACGAGAGAGAGAGATAGTtgactttttaataaaaaaagtatagtCGGCGATAACAGTACCTACCTAGGTAAAGGTACTTAGTCAGAATGTGTGTCCATTAAGGGATTAAAAGGTGTCTCATAAAGACTCGTATTTAACGTAGCAGACGGTAAATAGGCGAggtaaaaactaaattttataTCCTCATATATTCTTCATTACAGTCTGATCTTGGGACACATtgctttttaaccgtcgcctcatatctcaagaaggacggttatcaagtcgtctgtatgtttttttttttattttttatgtttgttcctcgatatctccgtcgttcctggaccgattttgaaaatttttttttgattgaatgtatatacatacagattggtcccatttttctcagaacccagttctgatgatgggatcctggagaaatcgagggaactcctcaaatctgaaaggcatacatatggtgatttttgtgttaataaaggaacagcatgcatttaggtacggaacagtgacatttggtgcagtggaactgctgatgatggccagaacggaactcttcaaatctgaacggcacgcttatagtgacttgggtatttttatacgaacagcatgcactttgtacagaacagtgacatttggtgcagtggaatttctgatgatggtcagaaccgaactcctcaaatctgaacggcacgcttatagtgactttggtatttttataagaacagcatgcactttcgtccagaacagtgacatttggtgcagtggaactgctgatgatggccagaaccaaactcctcaaatctgaacggcacgcttatagtgactttgccatttttataagaacagcatgcactttcgtccagaacagtgacatttggtgcagtggaatttctgatgatggtcagaaccgaactcctcaaatctgaacggcacgcttatagtgactttggtatttttataagaacatcatgcactttcgttcagaacagtgacatttggtgcagtggaactgctgatgatggccagaactaaactcctcaaatctgaacggcacgcttatagtgactttgccatttttataagaacagcatgcactttcatccagaacagtgacatttggtgcagtggaatttctgatgatggtcagaaccgaactcctcaaatctgaacggcatacttatagtgactttggtatttttataagaacagcatgcactttcgtccagaacagtgacatttggtgcagtggaactgctgatgatggccagaaccaaactcctcaaacctgaacggcacactcatagtgactttggtatttttgtaagaaaagcatgcatttaagttcagaacagtgacatttatttagttatgtttgttaagcatatgttttgaagtcaaagtttgtcaagcttcgatttcttataatataatcggattcatgaggaattgaggaaactcctcaaaccttaacgttatacgtatattcatttgtgtttccatctaataattaaagcattaaaagcagttttaaaaaatacttacacatttctacataatccaacattcgcaagtagctttcaccagaacccgaaaggcgacggttttttttttcttaaaaattattcttaGAAATGTTTAGGCTGGCTTACTTAACTACTGCATTTATTATATTCAGATGAAGACCAAGTGAAATTGATCGAAGAAGGCATGGCCGACATAGCAAGCAAGTCTTGCATAAAGTTCCGTCCCAGGAAAAAGGAGGATGAACACTCAGTTGTTATACAGGTATATGTTAtagattatatattttttgtaataatttaggtacctactaaaataatgtTCATTGCGCtttgaaatattaattttatagtttACAAATGGATCACGCTCCGTGGCGTAGATATGTTAGTTTCTCTATCTctcttttataaaaatattgatttggtGCGACAGAGCACAGAGCCAAGTGCGTTTTGTTAGCTAGGCTTCAGGACCTTCGGGTAATCGGCTGGAAGAAGACAGTCGTGGCTGCCTCGtatagtcgccatcagatacTTATATCTGAACGGCCATGCAATACACTTAGAATGGCAACAATTGATTATTATGAAAGAGTATACAAAGCGGGTAACGCACCTCCAATTCTTCTAGTGTTGCGGTTGTCATATATCACTTTACATCAGGCAAccagtctgctcgtttgcctcctatctcataaaaacaTAATCCATAACGAGGAAGaacaggattccatcatcataattttattttggcaTTATACGCAATCAGATAcccaatataaattatttttcgtATTAGGGGTCAGCGAATGGATGCTTCTCTAACGTAGGCTTCAGCAGCCAGGACGACGAAGGTGAAATCAGCCAAGTGCTTAATCTTTCGAAAGGATGCTTCAGGCACGGAACCGTGGTACATGAGATGCTTCATACGCTTGGGTTCTACCATATGCAGAGCACCTACGACAGGGACGAATTTGTCAAAATCGTTTGGGAAAATATAAGGGCAGGTAATAATGAAATAGTTATTCCCTTTGAGCACGTTCAGCTAGACTTTAAAattgtacattacgatacaagtgcggaaaagaggaagttcgaaacgagtggcgatacattaaaacacgaccgaagggagtgttttaaatcgacacgagttagcACTTTGACAATAAGGTTGTAAAGGTAAATAGGTATAAGTATATTTGGAACGTAAGAATAAGAAAATGTATGTTTGTGAACTTGACCTTCCATGTCAAATATGCTATGTCTTTAAAATAGTGGTTTTCATCCAAACGGCTGCCTATATTTAACTCATCTTATCTCTAGTAATTAAGTAGTGTCAGAATTAATAATGCATGACTGTTAAATATTTGTCCAGGTACAGAGCATAATTTTGCAAAATACACGAATGATACAGTAACTGATTTCGGTGTGCCATACGACTTTGAAAGTGTAATGCATTATCCTGAAACTGCATTCTCCAAAAATGGAAACAAGACGATCATACCACTACAGGTAAATATAtcataaattttagttttt
This genomic stretch from Leguminivora glycinivorella isolate SPB_JAAS2020 chromosome Z, LegGlyc_1.1, whole genome shotgun sequence harbors:
- the LOC125241381 gene encoding seminal metalloprotease 1-like isoform X1, translated to MKRFMVAGLLIVVANAAPLQENINNGEEFGEHFEGDMVLLPWQQRAVSTAIDARNGLRGAAKRWPDRTVVYHIEEDDFDEDQVKLIEEGMADIASKSCIKFRPRKKEDEHSVVIQGSANGCFSNVGFSSQDDEGEISQVLNLSKGCFRHGTVVHEMLHTLGFYHMQSTYDRDEFVKIVWENIRAGTEHNFAKYTNDTVTDFGVPYDFESVMHYPETAFSKNGNKTIIPLQENVKIGQREGLSESDILKLKKMYCEESDSLKITHRAK
- the LOC125241381 gene encoding seminal metalloprotease 1-like isoform X2, yielding MKRFMVAGLLIVVANAAPLQENINNGEFGEHFEGDMVLLPWQQRAVSTAIDARNGLRGAAKRWPDRTVVYHIEEDDFDEDQVKLIEEGMADIASKSCIKFRPRKKEDEHSVVIQGSANGCFSNVGFSSQDDEGEISQVLNLSKGCFRHGTVVHEMLHTLGFYHMQSTYDRDEFVKIVWENIRAGTEHNFAKYTNDTVTDFGVPYDFESVMHYPETAFSKNGNKTIIPLQENVKIGQREGLSESDILKLKKMYCEESDSLKITHRAK